DNA from Pseudomonas putida:
AGCAAGTGTTGTTCGGCTGCGTGCTGCCGGCCGGGCAAGGCCAGGCCCCGGCGCGCCAGGCCGCGCTGGGCGCCGGGCTGGACAAGCACACCACCTGCACCACCCTGAACAAGATGTGTGGCTCGGGCATGCAAGCCGCGATCATGGCCCATGACTTGCTGCTGGCCGGCACTGCAGACGTGGTGGTAGCGGGGGGCATGGAAAGCATGACCAATGCCCCGTACCTGCTGGACAAAGCCCGTGGTGGTTACCGCATGGGACACGGCAAGATCATCGACCATATGTTCATGGACGGCCTGGAAGACGCCTACGACAAAGGCCGCCTGATGGGTACCTTCGCTGAAGACTGCGCTCAGGCCAACGCCTTCAGCCGCGAAGCCCAGGACCAGTTCGCCATCGCCTCGCTGACCCGTGCCCAGGACGCGATCAGCAGCGGCCGCTTTGCCGCCGAGATCGTGCCGGTGGAAGTCGCCGAGGGCAAGGAAAAACGCGTGATCAAGGATGACGAGCAGCCGCCCAAGGCGCGCTTGGACAAGATCCCGCAGCTCAAGCCGGCGTTCCGTGAAGGTGGCACCGTGACGGCGGCCAACTCCAGTTCGATTTCCGACGGCGCTGCCGCGCTGGTGCTGATGCGCCGCTCCGAAGCTGACAAGCGCGGCCTCAAGCCCCTGGCAGTCATCCATGGCCATGCTGCCTTCGCCGACGCCCCGGCGTTGTTCCCGACCGCGCCGATCGGGGCCATCGACAAACTGCTGAAACGCACCGGTTGGAACCTGGCAGAAGTCGACTTGTTCGAGATCAACGAGGCCTTTGCGGTGGTCACGCTGGCGGCCATGAAGCACCTCGACCTGCCCCACGAAAAGGTCAACATCCACGGCGGCGCCTGCGCACTCGGGCACCCGATTGGCGCTTCTGGCGCTCGCATTCTGGTAACCCTGTTGTCGGCCTTGCGCCAGAACAACCTGCGCCGAGGTGTGGCCGCCATCTGCATCGGCGGTGGCGAGGCCACGGCCATGGCTGTCGAATGCCTGTACTGAGGTGAACCATGCTGGTAACTGACGAGCAACAACAGATAGCCGATGCGGTACGTACCTTCGCCCAGGAGCGCCTGAGACCGTTCGCCGAACAATGGGACAAGGAACATCGGTTCCCGAAAGAGGCCATTGACGAAATGGCCGAGCTGGGCCTGTTCGGCATGCTGGTGCCGGAGCAGTGGGGCGGCAGCGACACCGGTTATGTGGCCTATGCCATGGCCCTGGAAGAGATCGCCGCCGGTGATGGGGCCTGCTCGACCATCATGAGCGTGCACAACTCGGTCGGTTGCGTGCCGATCCTGCGTTTCGGCACCGAGCAGCAGAAAGCACGGTTTCTCACCCCGCTGGCCAGCGGTGCGATGCTCGGCGCCTTTGCCCTGACCGAACCGCAGGCGGGCTCCGATGCCAGCAGCCTGAAGGCCCGTGCGCGTCTGGACGGTGACCACTATGTGCTCACTGGCAGCAAGCAGTTCATCACCTCCGGGCAGAACGCCGGGGTGGTGATCGTGTTTGCCGTGACCGACCCGGACGCCGGCAAGCGCGGGATCAGCGCCTTCATCGTGCCCACCGATTCGCCGGGCTACCAGGTGGCGCGGGTGGAGGACAAGCTCGGCCAGCATGCATCCGACACCTGCCAGATCGTCTTCGACAACGTGCGTGTGCCGGTGGTCAACCGCCTGGGTGCAGAAGGCGAGGGCTACAAGATAGCCTTGGCCAACCTTGAAGGTGGCCGCATCGGTATCGCCTCGCAGGCGGTTGGCATGGCCCGGGCCGCGTTCGAAGTGGCGCGCGACTACGCCAACGAGCGGCAAAGCTTCGGCAAGGCGTTGATCGAGCACCAGGCTGTGGCCTTCCGCCTGGCCGACATGGCGACGAAAATCGCCGTTGCCCGGCAGATGGTGCTGCACGCCGCCGCGCTGCGTGACGCCGGGCGCCCGGCGTTGGTGGAGGCGTCGATGGCCAAGCTTTTTGCCTCGGAAATGGCCGAAAAGGTCTGCTCGGATGCCTTGCAGACCCTGGGCGGTTATGGCTATCTGAGCGACTTCCCGCTGGAGCGGATCTACCGTGACGTTCGGGTTTGCCAGATCTACGAAGGCACCAGCGACATTCAGCGCATGGTCATTGCGCGCAATCTTTGAAGGAGCAGACTGCATGGCATTCGAAACCATCCTGTTGGACATCCACGGCAAGGTCGGCCTGATCACCCTCAACCGCCCGCAAGCCCTCAATGCGCTGAACGCGCAGATTGTCGGCGAGATCAACCAGGCCCTTGACCAGCTCGAGCGTGACCCGAATATCGGTTGCGTGGTGCTGACAGGTTCGGCCAAGGCCTTTGCCGCTGGCGCCGACATCAAGGAAATGGCCGAACTGCAATACCCGCAGATCTATGTCGACGACCTGTTCAGCGATGCTGACCGCATTGCCAACCGGCGCAAGCCGATCATCGCGGCGGTCTCCGGCTTCGCGCTGGGCGGCGGCTGCGAGTTGGCGATGATGTGTGACTTTATCCTCGCCGCCGACAACGCCAAGTTCGGTCAACCGGAAATCAACCTTGGCGTGTTGCCGGGCATGGGCGGTACCCAGCGTCTGACCCGTGCCGTGGGTAAGGCCAAGGCCATGGAACTGTGCCTGACTGGCCGCCTGATGGGGGCTGAAGAGGCTGAGAGGGCTGGCTTGGTGGCGCGAATCGTGCCGCAGGCGGAGTTGCTGGAAGAGGCGCTTAAGGTGGCTGCGACCATTGCCAGCAAATCGATCCCGGTGAGCATGATGGTCAAGGAGAGCGTTAACCGAGCGTTTGAAGTTACCCTCAGCGAGGGCGTGCGCTTTGAACGCCGGGTCTTCCATGCGGCTTTCTCCACTGAAGACCAAAAAGAAGGCATGGCCGCCTTCATCGCCAAGCGCGAGGCGCAGTTCAAGGATCGTTGATGCCAGCTGGGAATTTGGGCTGGGCCTCCAGGTGCATGCCTTGAGAGGTCTGGTCGCTGTGAGATCGAGCGCCGGGCGGGTGGCGCTCGATCTCATGGGCGCTGAAAAGGTTGTGGCGAGCCTCCCAAGACCAGCCATCCCTGCACCGACCGGCGGATTGTAAGCACTGGAAGCAAATTCGCACCCATTTGCAGTTGCTCCACGCGACGTGGCGCCTTAGACTGCCGCCCCCTGTAAAAGAGTGCCGGTTGGCGCTTGAAGAATTCCGCTGCCGATGCCAAGGCGTCGGCGGCACATGAATCGCCCAAATGCACATTTTTTCATAGAGAAATCGATGACCAAGGAACAGTTGCTGGCCATGTCGGCCGATGACTACATGAACGCCGACCAGCTGGCCTTCTTCACTGAGCTGCTGCAGGCGATGAAAGTCGAAACCCATGAACGCATCGAGCTCAGCCGCACCACCATCGAAGGCCTTGACACCCCGTCGGACCCTGCCGACGTGGCTTCGGTCGAAGAAGAACGTAGCTGGCTGGTAAATGCCATCGACCGCGACCAACGCCTGCTGCCACAGCTGGAAATGGCCCTGGACCGCATTACCGACGAAAGCTTCGGCTGGTGCGATGACAGTGGTGAGCCAATCGGCCTGAAGCGCCTGCTGATCAGCCCGACCACCAAGTACTGCATCGAAGCCCAGGAGCGCCACGAGCAGCTCGACCGCCACCAGCGCCAGGTATAACCCGCGCCAGGTGCAAAGCCCCACGGAGCGATCCCTGGGGCTTTTTGCGCTTGTCGTCGCCGCCGTTTTTGTTGCGCCATAAGAAACACTGCTGTACTGGCATGCGCTGTTTTCTCTTCGCAGGCAGGCGTATCATGGCCTTATCGTTAGGGTGCTAATTAAATTCCGGAGGGAATGATGAATAGCCGAGTCGATGTAGCCGTGATGATTGGTTCGGGTGTGCCGGCCACCCTGCAGGCACTGGGTAAGCGCATTTGCTGGGTGGTGCTGGTCAATGGCGAGCGCCGTGGCACCGCGTTTGCCACGCGTGAAGAAGCGCTGGAGTGCCAGGCTGCCTGGCAGCAGCAGCTGAAGAAGGGGTTGGCAGCCTGAAAATGTTTATTGCCTCTCGACGTGTTTCAGTGTTTTCGGGCATATTTGTTCTACAGTAATGCGCACATGGATGCCAGGGCTTGTTTTCTTGCAGGCTCACTCCCATGGTTGCGTTTTCTGGCGAGTGATCTCAGGCATCACACTTCCCTAACCGGGGATGAGCCAAACGCCTTCGGTTGAAGGCGAATCTGGCAGACCAGAGTAAAGATTCCTGCACGCTGCATCGTCAGCGAGCACAGACATTTCGCATATCGCTTTATTACTCTTTTCGCCTATCGATAAGAAGTGGCCGTGCCTCCCCGAGCTTGGGAGAGGGCGGGTTGTAACCGGTTGAGGATTACTTCATTGGCAGTCAGCACACTTGATACTCATGCGTTGTTCGCCTTGGGCGACTTGCGCGGTAAATTGGCCCAACTGTTCCAGGGTCGCTTCATCTATGTCACCGAACAGAATCCCGAAGGCCTGTACATGGCCGAAATCGACACCGAAAGTGCACTGGTGGTCGATGACAAACAGCGCCTTGAGCTGAAAGTCGGCGACCACTTCCGCGCTGCCGTATTGCCCAGCCGCGAAGGCGGCAAGCTGGAAATGCGCTTTCGCGAAATAAAGTTGAATGTGTATGGCGTGGGCGATTACGCCTTCGTTTCGGTGCCGGAAGGCGATGGGATCGTGTTTCGGGAAGGGCATGGCGTGATGCTGGTGTTCGCCGCGCAGCAACAAGTGCAGGAAGGCCTGGGCAAGTTGCTCAAAGCGGTGACCGGCAAAGTTGCCAAGTGGCGCAAGGGTGAACTGACCACGTTCAAGGCCAGTGAATGACCGACGCTGACGCCGGTCCTGCCTCGCGGTCCGAGTTTCATCGGCAGCACCAAGCACATGCCGTGGCCGAGGCCGAACGCATGCTGGCCAAGCGCGAGGAGCTGAAAGGCACCTGGTTGAACTGGGTGGCGGCTGAGCTCTATGGCCTCAGCCCGCCGCCATATGCCGCCATGGTTCGGCGCGAGTTGCAGCGCCTCAGCCAAGGCTGAGGCGGCAACCCTTCAGTTACCTCGGTCGCTGCCGCTGCTGACCTCTTCAGGGACCGGCTCTTTCGACATGCGCTTGCGGAACAGCGCCGCCCGCGCCAGCAGTAGCGTGGTGACCGGCACGGTGATCGACAGCAGTATCGGGATCAGCCAGGCATGCAGCACCGGGGCGTCCTTGAGCCACGAGAAATAGATGATCGAGGCCAGTGCCACGCACCAGGCGCCAATGGTCGAGGCCAGTGCGGGCGGGTGCATGCGTTGGAAGTAGTCTTTCAGGCGCACCAGGCCTATCGCACCGATCAGGGCGAACAGGCTGCCGGTCAGCAGCAGCGCGGCAGTGACCAGTTCCAGCCAAAACGGCAGTACCAGGGTTTCAGTCATTCGATCACCTCACCGCGCAGCAGGAACTTGGCCAGGGCAAACGAGCCGACGAAGCCGAACAGCGCAATCAGCAGGGCACCCTCGAAATAGGTGTCACTGGCATAGCGGATACCCAGCACCAGCATGGTCAGCATGGCCAGGATGTACAGGTAGTCCAGCGCCAGCACACGGTCCTGGGCGGATGGGCCACGGAACAGCCGGATCAGCGCCAGGCCCATGGCCAGGGCGAAGATGAACAGGCTGGCGAGAACAGCATTGGCGAGCAGGCCTGTCATTGGAAAATCTCCATCAGCGGGCGTTCGTAGGTGTCCTTGAAGTGTTGGATGAAGGCCGCTTCATCCTCCAGGTCGAACACGTGCAGCAGCAAGACACTGCGGTCCAGCGCCAGTTCGGACCAGACGGTGCCCGGTACCACCGTGGTAATCATCGACAGCGCTGCCAGGCCGTGCGCGTCGCGCAGTGCCAGCGATATGTGGACGAACGCGGAGCGTGGAGGCTGCTTGCCGGCACGCAGCACGCCACGAGCAACCAGCAGGTTGGAGATGATTACATCCAGGCCGACCCGGGCGATCAGCCTGGCGATGACCAGTGGCCGGCGTACGTGGGCATGCTGCGGACGCAGGGGCGCCATCAGCAGCGGCGCCAGCACGCCGAGTGCGGCGCCTAGCAGCAGGTTGCCAGGGCTTACCGAGAGGTTCAGCAACAGCCACAGGCCGAACAGCGAGACCGACAGCAGTGGGGCGGGGAACAGTCGGTTCATGGCTGCACCTGTACGTCGAGCGTGGTGGGGCCAGGAATCGGCCGGGCGGCCATCACGGCTTCGATATAGGCGTCCGGGGCCTGCAGGCTGGCAGCTGTGTCCTGGGTGTAGCGCAGCAACGGCTCGGCCTTGAGGCTGAGTATGATGCACAGGCCGAGCAGGATGACGATTGGCAGGCACTCATAGCGGCGCAGTACCGGCGAGGGCCGTTCTTCGGGTTTCCAGAAACGCTGGATGCCAACGCGGCCGAAGGCGATCAGCGAGGCCAAACCGGAGAGGATCAGCAAGGCCACGAGACCCCAGCCGGCCACACTCAGCGGCTGTTCGGCGGGCACGCCGAGGCCCAGTGGGTTGAATAGCGCGCTGATAAGGTTGAGCTTGGCGACAAAACCCGACAGCGGCGGCATGCCGATGATCAGCAGCGCACAAGCGATGAAGCTGAGGCCGAGGAAGGCCATGGTCCACGGGATGATCTGGCCGATCACCGCCTTCTGCTCATCGTCGAGGTTGATGCCTTTGGGCGGGTGCAGCGATTCCAGCGGTGGGGGCATGGCGTCTTCTTCTTCGTCCAGCGGTGCTTCATTGGCCGAGCGCGAACGCTCGACCAGTTCAGCGAGCAGGAACAGTGCGCACAGCGCGAGGGTCGAGTTGACCAGATAGAACAACGCCGCGCCGGTCAGCGCCGACTGGGCAAAGCCGACGGCGCCGAGCAGGGTGCCGGCCGAGACCAGTATGCTCAGGGCCGCCATGCGCTCCAGGCGCTGTGCGGCAAGGATCGATACTGCTGCCACCGCCAGAGTGACCAGGCCGCCGTACACCAGCCACTCGCCGCCGAAATGCGCCGAGGCTCCGGCCTGCCCGGAGAACAGCAGCGTCCACAGGCGCAGCACGGCGTACAGGCCGACTTTGGTCATGATGGCGAACAGCGCAGCCACCGGCGCACTGGCCGAGGCGTAGGCTGGCACCAGCCAGAAGTTCAGCGGCCAGATACCGGCCTTGACCAGGAAGGCCATGGCCAGGATTGCCGCGCCGGCATGCAGCAGGCCACGGTCGGCCTCCGGTACCAGTGGAATCTTCAGTGCCAGATCGGCCATGTTCAAGGTACCGGTCACGCCATACAGCATTGCTGCGCCGATCAGGAACAACGATGAGGCGAACAGGTTGATGGCGATGTAGTGCAGGCCGGCGCGCACCCGAGCGCGACCCGAGCCATGCAGCAGCAGGCCATAGGAGGCGGCCAGCAGCACTTCGAAGAACACGAACAGGTTGAACAGGTCGGCGGTGAGGAAGGCCCCGTACAGGCCCATCAGCTGGATCTGGAACAGCGCATGGAAGCTGGCCCCGGCGCCGTCCCAGCGGGCACGGGCAAACAGTAGCGCACTGAAACCGATGACCCCGGTCAGGGTCAGCAAGAGCGCAGACAAGTGGTCCACCACCAGCACGATGCCGAATGGCGCCGGCCAGTTACCCGGCAGGTACACGCCTATCGACTCTGCCTGGCCCTGGGTCCGCACCCACAGCAGCAGAGAGACCGCGATGACCAGGCCGGCGAAGGTTGACAGCAGGTTCAGCCTGGCCTTGATATGCCTGTGCTTTTCACCCAGCAGCAACATCACCGATGCAGTAATCAGCGGCAGCAGAATGGGGGCGACGATCAGTTGACTCATGCCACTCATTCGTCACGCTCCCGGCCATCCACGTGGTCGGTACCAGTCAGGCCACGCGAGGCCAGCAGCACCACCAGAAACAGCGCAGTCATGGCGAAACTGATGACGATGGCGGTTAACACCAGCGCCTGCGGCAGTGGGTCGGTGTAATGCAGCAGGTCCTGAGTGACGCCGTCCTTGATGATCGGCTCCTTGCCAATGAACAGGCTGCCCATGCTGAAAATGAACAGGTTGACCCGTAAGACAGCAGGCACAGGCCCATGATTACCTGGTAGGTACGCGGGCGCAGGATCAGCCACACCCCCGAGGCGGCCAGCACGCCGATGGCGACTGCAATCACTTCTTCCATCAGGCGGCTCCTGCTTGGCTGGTTTTCGCCGGGTTGCCCGGGCGGTAGGCGCGCACCGACTGGTGCGCCAGGGCCGTGAGGATCAACAGCGTCGAGCCGACCACCACGGTGTACACGCCGACATCGAAGAACAGCGCGCTGGCCACGTGCACGTCACCGAGCAACGGCAGGTGCAGGTGGGCGGTATGAGTGGTGAGGAACGGATAGCCAAGCAACATGGCACCGACTCCAGTCAGGGTCGCGCACAGCAGCCCGGTGCCCATCCAGCGCAGCGGCCGCAGGCTCATCTGTGCTTCGACCCACTGGGTGCCGGCCACCATGTACTGCAGGATGAACGCCACCGACATCACCAGGCCGGCGACAAAGCCACCGCCCGGCTGGTTGTGCCCGCGCATGAACAAGTACATCGACACCAGCAGGGCGATCGGCAGCAGCAGGCGCACCAGTACCGCCGGCACCATCATGAAACCGAGTGCGGTGTCGGTGGCGTGCCGCGGGTTGATCAGGTCGGTGACCACGTCGGGCGCCAGCTGGCGCTGCTGCGCCGGCAGTTGCATGCTCTCCTTCGGTGGGCGGAAGCGCCGCAGCAGGGCGAACACGGTCAGCGCCACGGCCACCAGCACGGTAATTTCACCGAGGGTATCGAAGCCGCGGAAGTCGACCAGCATGACATTGACCACATTGGTACCACCGCCCTGAGGCAGCGCCCGACTCAGGTAGAACGAGGAAATATCGTTGGGCGTCGGCCGGGTCAGCATCGCGTAGGACAGCACGGCCATGCCGCCCCCTACCAGCACCGCCAGCAGCAGGTCGCGCAGGCGGCGCATGCGCGCGCGCTCCAGGCTGCCCGGTAGTGGCGACACGCCTTCAATCCGTCGCGGCAACCAGCGCAAGCCGAGCAGGATCAGCACAGTGGTGACCACTTCCACCACCAACTGGGTCAGGGCCAGATCGGGCGCGGAGAACCAGACGAAGGTGATGCAGGTCATCAAGCCGCAGACGCTGACCATGATCAGTGCTGCCAGACGGTGGTATTTGGCCTGGTAGGCGGCGCCGATGGCGCAGGCAATGGCGATCAGCCACAGGGCGACGAACACACCCGAACCCGGAATCTTCGGCCGGTCGCCCCAGCTCAGGCCGCTATAGAGCATGGGCGTGAGGCCAGCAAGAAACGCGGCGACGACCAGCATGAACAGCTGCGACTGCAGGCGACGGGTGGTGAACAGGCGCTCGATGCGACGTGCCAGCAGCATCAGGTGCACTTGGCCGTGCTCGAACAGGCGCTTGCCGTTGAAGCGCTCGATCAGCGGTGGGTAGGGGAAGCGGCCCAGGCGCAGCTGCTTGCGCAGCAGCAGGTACAGGACGATGCCGCCGCTCATGGCCACCAGGCTCATGATCAGCGGTGCGTTCCAGCCATGCCAGATGGCCAGGCTGTATTCCGGCAGTGTGCCGCCTACTACCGGCAGGGCCGCAGCGGCCAGCAGCGGGCCGACCGACTGAGCAGGGAAGATGCCCACTACCAGGCAGGTGAGCACCAGCAGCTCGACCGGCGCACGCATCCAGCGTGGCGGCTCGTGCGGGGTATGGGGCAGGTCCTGGGCTGGCGGCCCGAAGAACACATCGACCGTGAAGCGCAGGGCATAAGCCACGCTGAAGGTACCGGCCAGGGTGGCGATCACCGGCAACGTCGTTTCGACCCAGGCGGTGGAGCTGATGAATACGGTTTCGGCGAAGAACATTTCTTTCGACAGGAAGCCGTTCATCAACGGGACGCCGGCCATCGAGGCGCTGGCCACCATGGCCAGGGTGGCGGTGTATGGCACCAGGCGGATCAGGCCACTGAGGCGGCGGATGTCACGCGTACCGCTTTCGTGGTCGATGATACCGGCGGCCATGAACAGGGAGGCTTTGAAGGTGGCATGGTTGAGAATGTGGAACACGGCGGCAACGGCCGCCAGCGGGCTGTTCAGACCTAGCAGCAGGGTAATGAGGCCCAGGTGGCTGATGGTCGAATAGGCCAGCAGGCCCTTGAGGTCGTTCTGGAACATGGCGGCGAAAGCGCCGAGCAGCAGAGTGAGGGCGCCGGCGCCGCCGACGATCCAGAACCACTCATCGCTGCCCGACAGCACCGGCCAGAAGCGCGCCAGCAGGAACACGCCCGCTTTGACCATGGTGGCGGAGTGCAGATAGGCCGATACCGGGGTGGGCGCTGCCATGGCGTGGGCAGCCAGAAATGGAAGGGGAACTGTGCGCTCTTGCTCAGGGCGCCGATGAGGATCAGGGGCAGCAGCACCGGGTACAGCGCATGCTGGCGGATGGTGTCGCCGGCAGCCAGGACCTTGTCCAGGTCGTAGCTGCCGACCACATGGCCTAGCAGCAGGGCCCCTACCAACAGGCACAAACCGCCCGCGCCGGTGACCATCAGCGCCATGTAGGCGCCGCGGCGGGCGTCGGCGCGGTGGTGCCAGTAGCCGATGAGCAGGAAGGAGAACAGGCTGGTGAGTTCCCAGAAGAACACCAGCTGGATCAGGTTGCCGGAGATCACCAGGCCGAGCATGGCGCCCATGAAGGCCAGGAAGAAGGCGAAGAAACGCGGTACCGGGTCTTGCGGCGACATGTAGTAGCGGGCATACAGCGACACCAGCGTACCAATGCCCAGCACCAGCAACGAGAACAGCCAGGCAAAGCCGTCCATGCGCAGCACCAGGTTCAACCCCAGGCTGGGCAGCCACAGGAATTCTTCGCGAATTACGCCACCGTGGGCAATCTGAGGGTACAGAAGTGCTACCTGGACGGTACCGACCAGGGCTACGAGCCCGGCAAGAATGGACTCGGCGTTACGTGCGTTGTGCGGCAGCACGGCTGCCAGGCAACTGCCCACGAACGGCAGAAGCAGTAGCACTATCAAAGACATAGCGGCCTATTCTGGAGAAGTTTGCAAAGATCATACGTGCCGAGTGGATGATCACCAACACGCAAGCTGTCGCAGAATCCTACAAACAGGCTGTGACAAGCTGTTTTTTTATAACAGTTTTTTACAAAGCATAGTCGTAGTTGGCGGCTTTACAGCCCTGCCTGGCGCTCGCCTGAATTTTGCACGTCCCGTGCGGCATCGACTTCGCGCGGGCGGCGCACCTTGAGTTCGCTGACCACCACCGCGATCACGATCAGCAAGCCGCCAAGCAGCGCCACGCCCGGCAGGCGCTCGCCGGCTAGGCGCCCGACGATACCGGCCCACACCGGTTCACCGGCATAGATGAGGGTCGCGCGGGTGGGGGAGACCGACTTTTGCGCCCAGTTCATTGCCACCTGAATGACTGCGCTCATGGCGCCCAGGCCCACTGCGCTGGTCAGCAGCAGCCAGGAGAAGTCGGGGATGCGCTCCTGGGTCGGCACGATCATCAGGAACGCTAGCAGTGAAGCAGTCGCCAGTTGCACGACGGTGACCCGTCGCACATCGACCTGGCCTGCATAGCGGCTGATCAGGATGATTTCGCCTGCAATGGCCACCGCGCTGACCAAGGTGACCAGTTCGCCTTCGCTGAAGTGCAGGCTGCCGCCTTCGGGCCCGGCCAGCAGCATCAGGCCGATGAACGCCAGGCAAATGCCGATGCTGGGCATCAGGCCAGGCCGCCGGCCCAGCACCAGCCACTGCAGCAGCGGCACGAACGGCACGTAAAGTGCGGTGATGAACGCCGACTGGCTGCTGCTGATGGTTTGCAGGCCCATGGTCTGCAAGCCGTAGCCGAGCATGA
Protein-coding regions in this window:
- a CDS encoding acetyl-CoA C-acyltransferase, producing the protein MTLANDPIVIVSAVRTPMGGLQGDLKSLTAPQLGSAAIRGAVERAGIDAASVEQVLFGCVLPAGQGQAPARQAALGAGLDKHTTCTTLNKMCGSGMQAAIMAHDLLLAGTADVVVAGGMESMTNAPYLLDKARGGYRMGHGKIIDHMFMDGLEDAYDKGRLMGTFAEDCAQANAFSREAQDQFAIASLTRAQDAISSGRFAAEIVPVEVAEGKEKRVIKDDEQPPKARLDKIPQLKPAFREGGTVTAANSSSISDGAAALVLMRRSEADKRGLKPLAVIHGHAAFADAPALFPTAPIGAIDKLLKRTGWNLAEVDLFEINEAFAVVTLAAMKHLDLPHEKVNIHGGACALGHPIGASGARILVTLLSALRQNNLRRGVAAICIGGGEATAMAVECLY
- a CDS encoding acyl-CoA dehydrogenase; translation: MLVTDEQQQIADAVRTFAQERLRPFAEQWDKEHRFPKEAIDEMAELGLFGMLVPEQWGGSDTGYVAYAMALEEIAAGDGACSTIMSVHNSVGCVPILRFGTEQQKARFLTPLASGAMLGAFALTEPQAGSDASSLKARARLDGDHYVLTGSKQFITSGQNAGVVIVFAVTDPDAGKRGISAFIVPTDSPGYQVARVEDKLGQHASDTCQIVFDNVRVPVVNRLGAEGEGYKIALANLEGGRIGIASQAVGMARAAFEVARDYANERQSFGKALIEHQAVAFRLADMATKIAVARQMVLHAAALRDAGRPALVEASMAKLFASEMAEKVCSDALQTLGGYGYLSDFPLERIYRDVRVCQIYEGTSDIQRMVIARNL
- a CDS encoding enoyl-CoA hydratase, whose translation is MAFETILLDIHGKVGLITLNRPQALNALNAQIVGEINQALDQLERDPNIGCVVLTGSAKAFAAGADIKEMAELQYPQIYVDDLFSDADRIANRRKPIIAAVSGFALGGGCELAMMCDFILAADNAKFGQPEINLGVLPGMGGTQRLTRAVGKAKAMELCLTGRLMGAEEAERAGLVARIVPQAELLEEALKVAATIASKSIPVSMMVKESVNRAFEVTLSEGVRFERRVFHAAFSTEDQKEGMAAFIAKREAQFKDR
- a CDS encoding TraR/DksA family transcriptional regulator; this encodes MTKEQLLAMSADDYMNADQLAFFTELLQAMKVETHERIELSRTTIEGLDTPSDPADVASVEEERSWLVNAIDRDQRLLPQLEMALDRITDESFGWCDDSGEPIGLKRLLISPTTKYCIEAQERHEQLDRHQRQV
- a CDS encoding Na+/H+ antiporter subunit G, which produces MTETLVLPFWLELVTAALLLTGSLFALIGAIGLVRLKDYFQRMHPPALASTIGAWCVALASIIYFSWLKDAPVLHAWLIPILLSITVPVTTLLLARAALFRKRMSKEPVPEEVSSGSDRGN
- a CDS encoding K+/H+ antiporter subunit F, whose amino-acid sequence is MTGLLANAVLASLFIFALAMGLALIRLFRGPSAQDRVLALDYLYILAMLTMLVLGIRYASDTYFEGALLIALFGFVGSFALAKFLLRGEVIE
- a CDS encoding Na+/H+ antiporter subunit E, translated to MNRLFPAPLLSVSLFGLWLLLNLSVSPGNLLLGAALGVLAPLLMAPLRPQHAHVRRPLVIARLIARVGLDVIISNLLVARGVLRAGKQPPRSAFVHISLALRDAHGLAALSMITTVVPGTVWSELALDRSVLLLHVFDLEDEAAFIQHFKDTYERPLMEIFQ
- a CDS encoding monovalent cation/H+ antiporter subunit D → MSGMSQLIVAPILLPLITASVMLLLGEKHRHIKARLNLLSTFAGLVIAVSLLLWVRTQGQAESIGVYLPGNWPAPFGIVLVVDHLSALLLTLTGVIGFSALLFARARWDGAGASFHALFQIQLMGLYGAFLTADLFNLFVFFEVLLAASYGLLLHGSGRARVRAGLHYIAINLFASSLFLIGAAMLYGVTGTLNMADLALKIPLVPEADRGLLHAGAAILAMAFLVKAGIWPLNFWLVPAYASASAPVAALFAIMTKVGLYAVLRLWTLLFSGQAGASAHFGGEWLVYGGLVTLAVAAVSILAAQRLERMAALSILVSAGTLLGAVGFAQSALTGAALFYLVNSTLALCALFLLAELVERSRSANEAPLDEEEDAMPPPLESLHPPKGINLDDEQKAVIGQIIPWTMAFLGLSFIACALLIIGMPPLSGFVAKLNLISALFNPLGLGVPAEQPLSVAGWGLVALLILSGLASLIAFGRVGIQRFWKPEERPSPVLRRYECLPIVILLGLCIILSLKAEPLLRYTQDTAASLQAPDAYIEAVMAARPIPGPTTLDVQVQP
- a CDS encoding DMT family transporter — encoded protein: MSQPSSKSTSTVTFRLSKAELVLVFITMLWGGTFLLVHNVMTVSGPMFFVGLRFAAAALFVAVVSARALPGLTFTELKAGMLIGVSIMLGYGLQTMGLQTISSSQSAFITALYVPFVPLLQWLVLGRRPGLMPSIGICLAFIGLMLLAGPEGGSLHFSEGELVTLVSAVAIAGEIILISRYAGQVDVRRVTVVQLATASLLAFLMIVPTQERIPDFSWLLLTSAVGLGAMSAVIQVAMNWAQKSVSPTRATLIYAGEPVWAGIVGRLAGERLPGVALLGGLLIVIAVVVSELKVRRPREVDAARDVQNSGERQAGL